GACGACCGGCGAGGAGATCGAGATGCGCGAGCTCGACGAGGACATCTTCCGCACCGCCGAGGAGCTCGGCATCGACCTGTCACGGCCCGAGCGGGGCAGTGACGAAGAAGACGCCCGCCGCCAGGCGGAGAGGGGCTAGCAGCATGCTGGATGTCAACAACTTCGATCAGCTTCGCATCGGTCTGGCCACGGCGGACTCGATCCGCATGTGGTCCAACGGCGAGGTCAAGAAGCCCGAGACCATCAACTACCGCACGCTCAAGCCCGAGAAGGACGGACTCTTCTGCGAGAAGATCTTCGGTCCGACCAAGGACTGGGAGTGCTACTGCGGCAAGTACAAGCGCGTCCGGTTCAAGGGCATCATCTGCGAGCGCTGCGGCGTCGAGGTGACCCGGTCCAAGGTGCGCCGCGAGCGCATGGGTCACATCGAGCTGGCCGCGCCCGTGGTGCACATCTGGTACCTGCGCGGCACGCGGTCGTGGCTGGCCTACCTGCTGATGGGCACCGAGGTCCGTGAGGAGCTCAAGGCCAAGCAGCTGGAGAAGGTCATCTACTTCGCGGCCAACCTCGTCGTGTGGGTCGACGAGGAGAAGCGCCACGAGGACCTGCCCAACCTCGAGGCCGAGATGATCGGCGAGCGGGAGGCGGTCGAGAAGGACCGCGAGCTGGCCATCGCCAAGCGCTTCGAGGAGCTCGAGAAGGAGGTCGCCGACCTCGAGAAGGAAGGCGCCAAGGACTCCGAGATCAAGGCCCGCCAGCGGGCCGCCGAGAAGGACGTCGCGATGATCCGCGAGCAGTTCGATCTCGAGATCGACGTGCTCGTCCGCGCCTTCGACGAGTTCAAGGACCTCTTCGCCCGCAAGATCATCGAGGACGAGATGCTGTGGCGCGAGCTGGTCGACCGCTACGGCGAGTACTTCGAGGGCGGCATGGGCGCCGACGCGATCGCCCGCCTGGTCGACCGCATCGACCTCGACGAGGAAGAGGTCAAGCTCCGCGCCGCCATCGACCCGCAGGAGGGCCAGCGCCCCCTGTCGGCCCAGCGCAAGCAGAAGGCCATCAAGCGGCTCAAGATCGTCTCGGCGTTCAACCGCCGCGACGAGCACGGCCGCCGGGTGAACGACCCGCGGGCCATGATCCTCGACGTCGTGCCCGTGATCCCGCCCGAGCTGCGCCCGATGGTGCAGCTCGACGGCGGCCGCTTCGCGACGTCCGACCTCAACGACCTGTACCGCCGGGTCATCAACCGCAACAACCGGCTCAAGCGACTGCTCGACCTGGGCGCGCCCGAGATCATCGTGAACAACGAGAAGCGGATGCTCCAGGAGGCGGTCGACGCGCTGTTCGACAACGGCCGTCGCGGCCGTCCCGTGACCGGCCCGGGCAACCGTCCGCTGAAGTCGCTGTCCGACATGCTCAAGGGCAAGCAGGGCCGGTTCCGCCAGAACCTGCTCGGCAAGCGCGTCGACTACTCGGGCCGTTCGGTCATCGTGGTCGGCCCGACGCTGAAGCTGCACCAGTGCGGCCTGCCCAAGCTCATGGCCCTCGAGCTCTTCAAGCCCTTCGTGATGAAGAAGCTGGTCGACGCCGAGCTGGCCCAGAACATCAAGTCGGCCAAGCGCATGGTCGAGCGTCGTCGCCCGCAGGTGTGGGACGTGCTCGAGGAGGTCATCAAGGAGCACCCGGTGCTGCTCAACCGGGCCCCGACGCTGCACCGCCTCGGCATCCAGGCCTTCGAGCCGATCCTCGTCGAAGGCAAGGCCATCCAGATCCACCCGCTGGTGTGCCACGCCTTCAACGCCGACTTCGACGGCGACCAGATGGCGGTGCACCTGCCGCTGTCGGCCGAGGCGCAGGCCGAGAGCCGCGTGCTCATGCTGTCCGCCAACAACGTCCTCAGCCCGGCCGACGGCCGCCCGCTGGTCACGCCCACCCAGGACATGATCATCGGCGCCTTCTACCTGACCGAGAAGGTGCCCGGCGCCAAGGGCGAGGGTCGCGTGTTCCGCAGCGTCCACGAGCTCGAGCGGGCCTTCGAGGCCGGCGACGTGTCCCTCCACGCCGAGATCGAGTTCCGCACGCCGAAGCTGGTCGACACGCCGGCCAACGGGGTCGCCGCGACCTACCACAAGACCACGGTCGGCCGGGTGTTCTTCAACAACGCCCTGCCCGACCGCTTCGAGTTCATCAACGAGCGCGTGACCAAGCGCCAGATGGGTGAGCTCGTCGACACCCTGGCCGAGGACTACGACAAGGCTGACGTGGCCTCCAGCCTCGATGCCATCAAGAACCTCTGCTTCCGCTTCGCCACCCGCTCGGGCCTGACCGTCTCGATCGACGACGTCCAGACCCCGCCGGGCAAGAAGGAGATCCTCGACCGCCACGAGAAGGAAGCCGAGAAGGTCGAGACCCAGTTCCGCCGAGGCATCATCACCGACGGCGAGCGGCGCCAGAAGGAGGTCGAGATCTGGACGACCGCCACCGACGAGGTGCGGGTCGAGATGGAGACGCTCCTGAAGGAGCAGCAGTTCAACCCCATCGACATGATGGTGGGCTCCGGTGCCCGCGGGAACATGATGCAGGTGCGCCAGATCGCCGGCATGCGCGGCCTGGTGGCCAACCCCCGCGGCGACATGATCCCCCGTCCGATCAAGAGCAACTTCCGCGAAGGCCTGTCGATGCTGGAGTACTTCATCGCCACGCCGGGCGCCCGGAAGGGCCTGGTCGACACCGCGTTGCGGACCGCCGACTCGGGCTACCTGACCCGCCGACTGGTCGACGTGGCCCAGGAGCTCATCATCAACGACGAGGACCCGTTCGCCCCGGGCCCCGACGGCAAGCCCCGGCCGGTCCGCGGCATCTGGATCGAGGACGTCACCCCCGACCAGCCCGGTCGGCGGACCTACCTCGAGACGCGCCTCTACAGCCGGGTGCTGGCC
This genomic window from Actinomycetes bacterium contains:
- the rpoC gene encoding DNA-directed RNA polymerase subunit beta'; the encoded protein is MLDVNNFDQLRIGLATADSIRMWSNGEVKKPETINYRTLKPEKDGLFCEKIFGPTKDWECYCGKYKRVRFKGIICERCGVEVTRSKVRRERMGHIELAAPVVHIWYLRGTRSWLAYLLMGTEVREELKAKQLEKVIYFAANLVVWVDEEKRHEDLPNLEAEMIGEREAVEKDRELAIAKRFEELEKEVADLEKEGAKDSEIKARQRAAEKDVAMIREQFDLEIDVLVRAFDEFKDLFARKIIEDEMLWRELVDRYGEYFEGGMGADAIARLVDRIDLDEEEVKLRAAIDPQEGQRPLSAQRKQKAIKRLKIVSAFNRRDEHGRRVNDPRAMILDVVPVIPPELRPMVQLDGGRFATSDLNDLYRRVINRNNRLKRLLDLGAPEIIVNNEKRMLQEAVDALFDNGRRGRPVTGPGNRPLKSLSDMLKGKQGRFRQNLLGKRVDYSGRSVIVVGPTLKLHQCGLPKLMALELFKPFVMKKLVDAELAQNIKSAKRMVERRRPQVWDVLEEVIKEHPVLLNRAPTLHRLGIQAFEPILVEGKAIQIHPLVCHAFNADFDGDQMAVHLPLSAEAQAESRVLMLSANNVLSPADGRPLVTPTQDMIIGAFYLTEKVPGAKGEGRVFRSVHELERAFEAGDVSLHAEIEFRTPKLVDTPANGVAATYHKTTVGRVFFNNALPDRFEFINERVTKRQMGELVDTLAEDYDKADVASSLDAIKNLCFRFATRSGLTVSIDDVQTPPGKKEILDRHEKEAEKVETQFRRGIITDGERRQKEVEIWTTATDEVRVEMETLLKEQQFNPIDMMVGSGARGNMMQVRQIAGMRGLVANPRGDMIPRPIKSNFREGLSMLEYFIATPGARKGLVDTALRTADSGYLTRRLVDVAQELIINDEDPFAPGPDGKPRPVRGIWIEDVTPDQPGRRTYLETRLYSRVLADDVQLSDGTTLAKGSIVEEEQLEALRDDPAITRVR